The Phycisphaeraceae bacterium genome window below encodes:
- the lysS gene encoding lysine--tRNA ligase, whose amino-acid sequence MSEAPRKSDDGQAGETASEVSVLVAARRAKLEALRRDLGIEPYGQRVDGLVDLATARSRFSEADHHAHTEAVAAAKNAAGAPGSVAAAISDPRQVVKVAGRIMQHRDLGKLIFIFLRDHSGDLQVSISRNEVDAAAWELAKHLDYGDLVVAEGPIGRTNKGEICVWAKSLSMHAKSLVPPPEKFHGLSDPEIRYRRRAMDMYANPETMRTFALRSRLVTSVRRFMSERGYLEVETPMMQPIAGGAAARPFVTHHNALGIPLFLRVAPELYLKRLLVGGMPKVFEINRNFRNEGVDRSHNPEFTMMEAYQAFGDCWTMLELTESLIHELAVEVASLGREAPDGAKAVAEGDGPVLPFGDLQINYARPFTRVKYGELFERQFGFPMEDERAVRAEAQRRHVSDAARKDHWFLVDQLFEDHAEHLVDRARPTFITDYPSAISPLTRPNRAVPHLAERWDLFIAGMEIGPAYTELNDPDIQLAKFTEQLAGIDEEAQTFRSLDEDFLEALRVGMPPAGGLGLGIDRVVMLLANQPSIRDVILFPLMRPQ is encoded by the coding sequence TTGAGCGAAGCACCCAGGAAGTCAGACGACGGTCAGGCGGGCGAGACGGCGTCGGAAGTGTCCGTCCTCGTCGCGGCCCGGCGAGCCAAGCTTGAGGCGTTGCGGCGTGACCTCGGCATCGAGCCTTACGGACAGCGCGTCGACGGTCTGGTGGACCTCGCCACCGCGCGATCGCGCTTCTCCGAGGCCGATCACCACGCCCACACCGAGGCGGTCGCCGCCGCGAAGAACGCCGCTGGCGCGCCTGGCAGCGTTGCGGCGGCGATCAGCGATCCGCGCCAGGTGGTGAAGGTCGCCGGCCGCATCATGCAGCATCGCGACCTCGGAAAGCTCATCTTCATCTTCCTGCGCGATCACAGCGGCGATCTCCAAGTGTCGATCTCGCGCAACGAGGTGGATGCCGCGGCGTGGGAACTGGCGAAGCACCTCGATTACGGTGATCTGGTGGTGGCGGAGGGGCCGATCGGCCGGACCAACAAGGGCGAAATCTGCGTCTGGGCGAAGTCGCTCTCGATGCACGCGAAGTCGCTCGTTCCACCTCCTGAGAAGTTCCATGGACTCAGCGATCCCGAGATCCGCTATCGGCGTCGCGCCATGGACATGTACGCGAACCCGGAGACGATGCGCACCTTCGCGCTGCGCTCGCGTCTCGTCACCAGCGTGCGACGCTTCATGAGTGAACGCGGCTACCTCGAAGTCGAGACGCCGATGATGCAGCCGATCGCCGGTGGTGCCGCGGCTCGGCCGTTTGTGACGCATCACAATGCGCTGGGGATTCCGCTCTTCCTGCGCGTGGCGCCGGAGCTCTATCTGAAGCGGCTGCTGGTCGGGGGGATGCCGAAGGTCTTCGAGATCAACCGCAACTTCCGCAACGAAGGCGTCGATCGAAGCCACAACCCCGAGTTCACGATGATGGAGGCGTATCAGGCCTTCGGCGACTGCTGGACCATGCTCGAGCTCACGGAGAGCCTGATTCATGAACTCGCGGTCGAAGTGGCGTCACTCGGGCGAGAGGCGCCGGATGGCGCCAAGGCGGTGGCCGAGGGCGATGGTCCCGTGCTGCCCTTCGGCGATCTTCAGATCAACTACGCGCGGCCCTTCACCCGAGTGAAGTACGGGGAGCTCTTTGAACGACAGTTCGGTTTCCCCATGGAGGATGAGCGTGCGGTTCGGGCCGAAGCGCAGCGGCGCCATGTGAGCGACGCGGCGAGGAAGGATCACTGGTTCCTCGTCGATCAGCTCTTTGAAGACCACGCCGAGCACCTCGTTGATCGAGCGAGGCCGACCTTCATTACCGACTACCCCTCGGCGATCTCTCCGCTGACTCGACCGAACCGCGCGGTGCCGCACCTTGCCGAGCGTTGGGATCTCTTCATCGCAGGCATGGAGATCGGCCCGGCCTACACCGAGCTCAACGATCCCGACATCCAGCTCGCGAAGTTCACCGAGCAACTGGCGGGCATTGATGAGGAAGCGCAGACCTTCCGCTCGCTCGATGAGGACTTTCTCGAGGCACTGCGCGTCGGCATGCCGCCGGCGGGCGGGCTCGGTCTCGGCATTGATCGAGTGGTCATGCTGCTTGCGAACCAGCCCTCGATCCGCGATGTGATTCTCTTCCCGCTGATGAGGCCGCAATGA
- a CDS encoding NAD(P)H-hydrate dehydratase codes for MNEAPRSQRPAKESLAADIAPALRPPELPARDPHGHKGTFGTVVVIGGQAAAPRVMLGGPALTARAAFRAGCGLVALAMPEAILREALAVVPEATGVALPCGGDGAIEPARAAEVIDPHLTSAQAIAIGPGFGSATPQQQVVMRLISADLPPMVIDADALNCLSEVERFDLDFRASAILTPHPKEFARLAQRLDLGLSPDDAIEPARRPDAAARLAQRLGAVVILKGAPTVVSDGLRTWTASTVNPALATGGSGDVLTGIAASFVAQFHRAGVKAPVPRSTASAATGIARPGSASNTLDLFECARLAVWAHGRAADHWAARHGSAGLLAHELADLVPDVLAEERRSPSGLTGPAH; via the coding sequence ATGAACGAGGCGCCACGCTCCCAACGGCCGGCCAAGGAGTCGTTGGCAGCCGACATCGCACCGGCTCTTCGCCCGCCGGAACTGCCCGCGCGCGACCCGCATGGACACAAGGGAACCTTCGGCACTGTTGTGGTCATCGGCGGACAGGCCGCGGCACCGCGCGTCATGCTGGGCGGGCCCGCCTTGACGGCGCGGGCGGCCTTTCGTGCAGGGTGCGGCTTGGTGGCGCTGGCGATGCCCGAGGCGATCCTGCGCGAAGCGCTCGCGGTGGTTCCCGAGGCGACCGGTGTGGCGCTCCCCTGCGGGGGAGATGGCGCCATCGAACCTGCGCGCGCCGCCGAAGTGATCGATCCGCACCTCACCTCCGCGCAGGCCATTGCCATCGGTCCCGGGTTCGGCTCGGCGACTCCGCAGCAGCAGGTGGTGATGCGCCTCATCTCCGCGGACCTTCCACCGATGGTCATCGATGCCGATGCGCTCAACTGCCTGAGCGAGGTTGAACGCTTCGATCTCGACTTCCGAGCGAGCGCGATCCTGACGCCGCACCCGAAGGAGTTCGCGCGACTGGCGCAGCGCCTCGATCTCGGCCTCTCACCCGACGACGCCATCGAGCCCGCGAGACGACCCGACGCCGCGGCACGGCTCGCGCAGAGGCTCGGTGCCGTGGTCATCCTGAAGGGCGCTCCGACCGTGGTGAGCGACGGTCTTCGAACTTGGACCGCCAGCACGGTGAACCCGGCGCTCGCAACTGGCGGAAGCGGCGATGTGCTGACCGGAATTGCGGCATCGTTCGTCGCGCAGTTCCACCGCGCGGGCGTCAAGGCTCCAGTGCCGCGATCGACGGCGAGCGCGGCGACCGGCATCGCACGCCCCGGGTCGGCCTCGAACACGCTCGACCTTTTCGAGTGCGCACGGCTCGCCGTTTGGGCGCATGGTCGGGCGGCGGATCATTGGGCAGCGCGGCATGGCAGCGCCGGACTCCTTGCGCACGAGCTGGCCGACCTTGTCCCCGATGTGCTCGCCGAGGAGCGCCGCTCACCGAGCGGCTTGACCGGCCCCGCTCACTGA
- a CDS encoding VCBS repeat-containing protein: MTTGAVAQPPSLLSFSNQTFQAGVASSHLTSGFVQFQYAGGGAIGDFNRDGHMDFIMLSGGNNNIPDRLFINNGDGTFTNRSAEWGITGPHRGKSVAVGDYNNDGWPDIFITSAGPIGQVFGPGHHRLYRNNGNGTFTEVAAQAGVAFADPTGESAWTCAFGDYDLDGHLDLFVGGFRFPASNTPNRLFRNNGDGTFTDVTEAISLFNGVGPVAALSARFADMDGDGYPELLLGGDFKGVSGFIGSRYFRNNGNGTFTDVTDASGTGDEENGMGQALLDIDNDGRLDWHVTSIYGPSFGWTGNKLYRNLGNHTFSEISGTAGTFDGGYAWGAVGVDFDHDGWEDIAEVGGDAQPNSPFYNIPARLWLNNGNGTFTESAAATNFNFVQKGRALLRFDYDNDGDQDVLIFRFNGVLTLLRNDLQHGPTTAWLRVFLDPKGAPGIAPDGIGAMVRVVTNGVTRVRMIDAGASFLGTSEFSAHFGLGSAAVAEEVTVRWPTGAETTLTNVALNRTITIAPSGLLCAADLNHNGMIDGADLAIVLGAWGSTGMPGIPGDVNRDGQVNGADIAQVLGGWGPCQ; encoded by the coding sequence GTGACCACCGGCGCGGTGGCCCAACCTCCCTCGCTTCTCTCATTCTCGAACCAGACCTTTCAGGCGGGCGTTGCGTCCAGCCATCTCACCTCGGGCTTCGTGCAGTTCCAGTACGCGGGCGGCGGAGCCATCGGTGACTTCAATCGCGATGGCCACATGGACTTCATCATGCTCTCGGGAGGCAACAACAACATTCCCGATCGTCTGTTCATCAACAACGGGGACGGGACCTTCACCAATCGCTCGGCGGAGTGGGGCATCACCGGACCGCATCGCGGAAAGTCGGTGGCCGTGGGTGACTACAACAACGATGGCTGGCCCGACATCTTCATCACGAGCGCCGGACCCATCGGGCAGGTCTTCGGTCCCGGGCACCATCGCCTCTACCGCAACAACGGGAATGGCACCTTCACCGAGGTGGCGGCGCAGGCCGGCGTCGCCTTCGCCGACCCGACCGGCGAGAGCGCGTGGACCTGCGCGTTCGGTGACTACGACCTCGATGGTCATCTTGACCTCTTCGTTGGCGGCTTCCGATTCCCCGCGAGCAACACTCCCAATCGACTCTTCCGCAACAACGGCGATGGCACCTTCACCGATGTCACCGAGGCGATCAGCCTCTTCAACGGCGTTGGTCCGGTGGCGGCGCTCTCCGCGCGATTCGCGGACATGGATGGCGATGGCTACCCCGAACTGCTCCTCGGCGGTGACTTCAAGGGGGTGAGCGGCTTCATCGGCAGCCGCTACTTCCGCAACAACGGCAACGGCACCTTCACCGATGTCACCGACGCGAGCGGCACGGGCGATGAAGAGAATGGCATGGGGCAGGCGCTTCTCGACATCGACAACGATGGTCGCCTCGATTGGCATGTGACCAGCATCTATGGGCCGAGCTTCGGTTGGACGGGCAACAAGCTCTATCGAAACCTCGGCAATCACACCTTCTCCGAGATCTCCGGCACCGCGGGCACCTTCGATGGCGGCTACGCGTGGGGCGCCGTCGGAGTCGACTTCGATCACGACGGGTGGGAGGACATCGCCGAGGTGGGTGGCGATGCGCAGCCGAACAGCCCCTTCTACAACATCCCTGCACGACTCTGGCTGAACAACGGCAACGGGACCTTCACCGAGAGCGCCGCGGCCACCAACTTCAACTTCGTCCAGAAGGGGCGAGCACTCCTTCGCTTCGACTACGACAACGACGGCGACCAGGATGTGCTCATCTTCCGCTTCAACGGAGTGCTCACGCTCCTTCGCAACGATCTCCAGCATGGGCCGACGACGGCGTGGCTGCGCGTCTTCCTCGATCCGAAGGGCGCCCCGGGGATCGCCCCCGATGGCATCGGCGCGATGGTGCGCGTGGTGACCAACGGCGTGACGCGCGTGCGCATGATCGACGCGGGTGCGAGCTTCCTCGGGACTTCCGAGTTCTCGGCGCACTTCGGTCTCGGCTCCGCCGCCGTGGCGGAGGAAGTCACCGTCAGGTGGCCGACCGGCGCCGAGACGACACTGACGAATGTGGCCCTCAACCGCACCATCACCATTGCTCCCTCAGGATTGCTCTGCGCCGCCGACTTGAATCACAATGGCATGATCGATGGAGCGGACCTCGCAATCGTGCTCGGCGCCTGGGGTTCGACCGGCATGCCCGGTATTCCCGGCGATGTCAATCGCGACGGTCAGGTCAACGGCGCCGACATCGCGCAGGTCCTCGGGGGTTGGGGCCCGTGTCAGTGA
- a CDS encoding 6-phosphofructokinase produces the protein MTPPSGIRRIGVLTGGGDCPGLNAVLRAVTKTAIFQHGIEVHGIEDGLLGLVEDRVRRLTASDVSGILTRGGTILGSNNRCNPKRHPVGKDAQGEVLFGDVTDRCVATVRAHGLDAVIVIGGDGTMSAAKHLVESGINVIGVPKTIDNDLVGTEITFGFLTAVDTATQALDRLHTTADSHHRVMVCEVMGRNAGWIALTSGVASGSDVILMPEIPFSFDAIVSEIDRRMTNGPGFAIVVVAEGARAAGGEQIVAMIDTLSPDPVRLGGIGAFVAREIQARIGVETRTTVLGHVQRGGTPIPADRVLGTHFGFMAIEALMSGKHGRMIARQGNVFCDVDLLVSANKQRLVPLDHPLVAAARALGTNFGDATRRTDSSTQPAVVV, from the coding sequence ATGACACCTCCATCGGGCATTCGTCGAATCGGCGTTCTCACCGGCGGTGGCGACTGCCCCGGGCTGAATGCAGTCCTTCGAGCGGTCACCAAGACGGCGATCTTCCAGCACGGCATCGAGGTCCATGGGATCGAGGATGGGCTGCTCGGACTCGTCGAAGATCGTGTGCGACGCCTGACCGCGAGCGATGTCTCGGGCATCCTGACGCGCGGCGGCACCATCCTCGGCTCGAACAATCGCTGCAATCCCAAGCGTCACCCGGTCGGCAAGGATGCGCAGGGCGAAGTCCTCTTCGGTGATGTCACCGATCGCTGCGTGGCGACGGTGAGAGCCCATGGACTTGATGCTGTCATCGTCATCGGCGGCGATGGCACGATGAGCGCCGCGAAGCACCTCGTCGAGAGCGGCATCAATGTGATCGGCGTGCCCAAGACGATCGACAACGATCTCGTCGGCACCGAGATCACCTTCGGCTTCCTGACGGCCGTCGATACGGCGACACAGGCGCTCGATCGCCTTCACACGACCGCCGACAGCCATCACCGCGTGATGGTCTGCGAAGTGATGGGTCGCAACGCAGGCTGGATCGCGCTCACCTCGGGGGTCGCCAGCGGCAGCGATGTCATCCTGATGCCCGAGATCCCCTTCTCCTTCGACGCGATCGTGTCAGAGATCGACCGGCGCATGACGAATGGCCCCGGCTTCGCGATCGTCGTGGTGGCCGAAGGCGCCCGCGCTGCCGGCGGCGAGCAGATCGTCGCCATGATCGACACGCTCAGCCCGGACCCGGTGCGCCTCGGAGGCATCGGTGCGTTCGTGGCGCGCGAGATTCAGGCGCGCATCGGCGTTGAGACTCGCACCACGGTGCTCGGTCATGTGCAGCGCGGCGGCACGCCGATTCCGGCGGATCGCGTGCTCGGAACGCACTTCGGGTTCATGGCGATCGAAGCCCTCATGAGCGGCAAGCATGGTCGCATGATCGCGCGGCAGGGCAATGTCTTCTGCGATGTCGATCTGCTCGTCTCCGCGAACAAGCAGCGCTTGGTGCCGCTTGATCATCCGCTGGTCGCTGCGGCGCGGGCCCTCGGAACCAACTTCGGCGATGCGACCCGCCGGACCGATTCGTCGACTCAACCTGCGGTGGTGGTCTGA
- a CDS encoding transglutaminase domain-containing protein, with product MIGHRLRRRAARLAWGGGAGQRVAPAGGVIAAKVRLVFLVGMVGMVCTAFMLSAAARAMDSGRTHATAEDQATVEWTITSDRWYRFTLNDEPCGSMRITTQTSADGALRRSASELRMRFRRAGSVVSMTLSSWFEETASGQPRQAMSRQAMGDQPVEQHFRFDTEDRNRVTVRSTQDGRSRESTLTLAPDGWLTPLVADRVAASRRSANSREFTVTTVDLSAGIQVVERRARLSGERRARLGDREIPVTVWEVTDSLNQVPSVEEWSSDGVLMRSVLVMPLGRVEATLVEKAEADAALKGAAAEVMVSTLVRPDRPIRDASGVAMARFRIRTIDGAAIELPESGAQRVSRLAPDQVEVTVDERLASPPSEEDRLSERYRRASVMIDSDDEAIQSLATRTLRSLRQADDERRVEALRSAVYRHIRRKGLDSAFATASETVRSRSGDCTEHAVLLAALLRAEGIPARVVMGLVYCQEFAGERDVFGWHMWTQALLERGWVDFDATLPAGLAFHGGHIASGVSALEHGAVDSEWVNLLGLLGNLQIEVIETERRDGRRSP from the coding sequence ATGATCGGACACCGGCTGCGGCGTCGAGCGGCGCGGCTGGCATGGGGGGGGGGCGCGGGCCAGAGGGTGGCGCCCGCTGGCGGCGTGATCGCGGCGAAGGTGCGCCTCGTGTTCTTGGTTGGCATGGTGGGCATGGTGTGCACGGCGTTCATGCTCTCGGCGGCGGCGCGCGCGATGGACTCCGGGCGAACGCATGCCACCGCGGAGGATCAGGCGACCGTCGAGTGGACGATCACCAGCGATCGCTGGTATCGCTTCACGCTCAACGACGAACCCTGCGGTTCCATGCGCATCACCACGCAGACCTCGGCCGATGGTGCCCTTCGGCGCAGCGCGTCGGAACTCCGCATGCGCTTCCGTCGGGCGGGGTCGGTGGTGTCGATGACGCTCTCCTCGTGGTTCGAAGAGACCGCGAGTGGTCAGCCGCGACAGGCGATGTCGCGACAGGCCATGGGTGATCAGCCGGTCGAGCAGCACTTCCGCTTCGACACGGAGGATCGAAACAGGGTCACGGTCCGCTCGACGCAGGATGGTCGAAGCCGAGAGTCGACGCTGACGCTGGCCCCCGACGGCTGGCTCACGCCGCTCGTGGCCGATCGCGTGGCCGCCTCGAGGCGGAGCGCCAACAGCCGCGAGTTCACCGTCACCACGGTCGATCTCAGCGCCGGGATTCAGGTCGTCGAGCGCCGCGCCCGCCTCAGCGGGGAGCGCCGCGCCCGTCTCGGCGATCGCGAGATCCCCGTGACGGTGTGGGAGGTGACTGACTCACTCAATCAGGTGCCCTCTGTCGAGGAGTGGTCGAGTGACGGTGTGCTCATGCGCAGCGTGCTCGTGATGCCGCTCGGTCGCGTCGAGGCGACGCTCGTCGAGAAGGCCGAGGCGGACGCAGCCCTGAAGGGCGCCGCGGCGGAGGTCATGGTGTCGACGCTGGTGCGCCCCGATCGTCCGATTCGAGACGCCTCCGGTGTGGCGATGGCGCGCTTCCGCATTCGAACGATCGACGGTGCTGCGATTGAGCTTCCCGAGAGTGGAGCGCAGCGCGTGAGTCGCCTCGCGCCGGACCAGGTGGAGGTGACGGTCGATGAGCGCCTCGCGTCGCCCCCGTCGGAAGAGGATCGACTCTCGGAGCGTTACCGGCGCGCATCGGTGATGATCGACTCGGACGATGAGGCGATCCAATCGCTCGCCACGCGCACCCTTCGGTCGCTTCGCCAAGCCGATGACGAGCGCCGCGTCGAGGCGCTGCGAAGCGCTGTCTATCGGCATATCCGGCGCAAGGGGCTCGACTCCGCCTTCGCGACGGCCTCGGAGACGGTCCGGAGTCGATCGGGTGATTGCACCGAACATGCGGTGCTGCTCGCGGCGCTGCTGCGCGCCGAGGGCATTCCTGCCCGCGTCGTCATGGGGCTGGTCTACTGCCAGGAGTTCGCGGGAGAGCGCGATGTCTTCGGCTGGCACATGTGGACGCAGGCGCTGCTTGAGCGCGGATGGGTTGATTTCGATGCGACTCTTCCCGCGGGGCTCGCCTTCCACGGCGGCCACATTGCCAGCGGAGTCAGCGCACTCGAGCATGGCGCGGTCGACTCCGAATGGGTGAACTTGCTTGGCCTGCTCGGAAACCTCCAGATCGAGGTCATCGAGACGGAGCGGCGCGACGGCCGTCGATCGCCATGA